A stretch of DNA from Solenopsis invicta isolate M01_SB chromosome 5, UNIL_Sinv_3.0, whole genome shotgun sequence:
CTCGCCTCGTTTTTAAACGCGatgaaaatcaataataatcgaatttcattaaattagGCAAAGATCTGTAAACGTGTCGGCAAATCAcggtaattatatatttatcgagTACAACAAAACGttcgaaatttaaacaaaaacctGACACGGACTGACACGAACTACGGAAACGAAGATGGCGTAAAGGAGTAAACCTTTCATTTCAACGCTCTTTCGGCGGGCTGCTGAAGCAAGGATCGAAGTAGATAAATTAGGTTAGGTAATCAGACCGCGCCGCCGCAAATTATATTCGTCTGTGTGCTTCGCAGTTGTTCACAGTCTCGAGAACGTCGATTTATGCACGGCGAGAGTTAAAGATTAGTCGTCGCGGCGTCTGTTCGTCTGTATGCGGGCACTGTGCTTTGACGGGTGACGAACAGCTTTCGTGACCGAGACGCAGTTCCGGGGATCGAACTGACATAACTTCGCTGTGCTTCGCTTACCGTCGTCGTGCTTAAACCGGAAAAAACGAAGGCACCATTCGGAGGAAAATGTCAAAGATCGAGGAGGCGAACGAGCACATACGCCAGGCTGAAAAAGCGTAAGCACTTGTCTCTCGCCCTCCCAAGACCCTTTCAACGTTTCTGGTTTATTGGATAATCAAGATGTTCCTCTCATTAGATTTTTATTGTCATACGTGATAAATTTAGCATTGACGGTCAACAATAAACTCgtgataaattgattttaacagTTTCTTTTCCAAGCTTATAACTCTCTGTAAACTTAAAATTGATTGTAGGCTTGTGTTCAATAAACTTGTTTCTTCCAGCTTGAAACCTACTTTTTTAAAGTGGCGACCTGATTACGAGGTAGCAGCTGATGAGTACTCACATGcaggtaagaaaaatattagattgtaataatgaaataactAACTTGAATAATCAAAGTAGAAAGTTGAGTAATTTAACagttatatttgaagaaatttgtcGGTCTATAaatctgttaaatttaatattcacttGTAACTTGATAtggaaattaaatgaaaaattatttacttgaatattctacaatctataataaattaagaaattaaacaatcacttaacaattaaatgtttttaattttttcactttagcaacaTGCTTTCGAATAGCCAAATCGTATGCACAGTGTAAAGATTGTTTAGTGAAAGCAGCAGACTGTTACAAACAATCCAAAGCGTATCCTTTGATATAACATATAacaatttttcagttttaagtGCACAATATatctttaacaatttattagatttataatttgGATAATAGATTAACCAAACATCATTTATTGTATTCTTTTCATAATGCACTATTTTTTACTATAGagacaaattttcttttagaaataaatttaattgtattcttcactaaaatattttctgttaaatttcacataatttcaaCTATATTCCCTTAATTCTGCAATTTAATGCAACATAGATGGTTTCATGCAGGAAAGTATGTATcgtgtatatatattcatatattggATTTTATCACGCAAAATATATTGCGATATTGTAAGAATACAATGTTTCCAGGAGTATCGAGCAAGCTCTGGTCATCTGCAAGGAAATGGGAGATCTGTCAGAGGTATTGAAACTAGCTCACAGTGCTTGTGGCCTTTTCCAGCAGCACGGTTCCCCTGAATCAGGTGTGAATGCACTCGATAAGGGAGCCAAGATGCTAGAAGCTACACATCCCCAGCAGGCTCTAGAACTGTTTAAACGCGCGGCTGATATACATATGGTAGGCTCTGTCAGATTATATTTACGATTACTAGCTCAATTTTCAGTTGCAAACTCCAGCttttggaataaatattctGGCTCTTCGACAGGTGGAAAATCTCTGACTAATAGctctaaattttaatgatttttttaaaagtaatataattactaTAGATATGTGTGAATAAAAGTGTTCAAATTCAAATACTTAGAAAATTTTGGATCATTGATGatacaatttcaaattgatcgcctattttgattgtttcatttaattcaattttaaatgtaCATCTCTAGTAGTTACCTCTTTGAATTTTAGTTGAGATTCAGCTTTTTTAACCAATCTCCTGATAAGAGAGCTAAATTtgatctctttttttattttttagaaatttaaacaatatgagTAGTCATGATGAATCACTGGCGATTTGAGATAGAAAAACTCTGAAACAGTAGTCAAACACTGGCAACTGTggttacattataaaaataactaattgtaaaaaaaaaaattatgtaaagagcaaaattttaattatacagatataatttaaccaatttgaagaatttgaagaatttaaataaaattaaacaattatatttaaaaaattgataattaaaaaagatatgtcTATAGGGTGAGGACAGTTCGCGACATGCAGCGGAGTACATGAGCAAAGCCGCGAGGCTATTGGTGAAACTGCAGATGTATGACGAGGCGGCAGACGCGATACGTCGCGAGATTGGTATGTATCAGGATATCAAGCTTTGGAATTCGCTTGGAAGGCTCACTGTGGCGCTAGTGCTGGTACAATTGGCGCGGGGCGATCAGGTCGCAGCCGAGAAGGCTTTCAAAGAATGGGGTAACTTCTGCGAGGCCCCCGAAGTACGTgagaataataatcaattttaacttagtataataaaagtaaatttattagtaaaattttcataatattgcTTAGCAAAGTTTGCTAACgatcaaaaattacgaataatgAATCGTTAATGCCAGAACAAAAGACTATCAATTGATTTCATGTCAATACACGGTTTGATTCTTGCAGGTACAAACGTTGGAGATGTTGCTACAAGCATACGATAACGAGGACGCAGATGCAGCTCGGGCAGCTCTTAACAGTCCCTTTATCAAGCACATGGACGTAGAGTATGCCAAGCTAGCGCGAGGCTTGCCTTTACCCCAACAGGTAGAAAGTTACTAGATTTATAAAGTTCAttcaaaacgtataaatatGCGTACATACGTTTCTTAGATTATACATTTTGAATGAGCCACGTGTGTAACCAAAATGACGGATGATCgcggtactttataaatctGACTTTACCAATAGGAATACGCTATTCCTCCTGCCGGAGTGAGAGCCAATGCCGCTGAATCCTATGTTTCTCCTAACGCGTCCAAAGTCGGCGGTCAGGCTACCGTCGAAGCGGAAGTTAACCACGtgagttttattattatctactATTTTACCATTATACATTTGATTATTTCATTGGGCATATAATGACAATGACCTGTTGATTTTCTAGGCGAAGAACGAAACTAGCCAATCAACCGAGAAGAAACCGACGCAGCGGGACGAAGAGGACGATTACGAGGAAGGAGGCCTATGTTAATCGtctttacatgtaaaaaaagtCCTGTATTGCTTATAAACGTTTAATCATGTAACGTTGTTGCATTGTAACGCTTGCATGTATATTGAGCGTTTCATCGAAAGCACATTATTCGCTTCAAGAGAATTTATCTTTCTGCTTAActcttaaaagaaatttaacttcCACAATTATATTAGAGTACAATGCGAAAAGGGATAAcacaatctatatttttttttgttattcagattattttaaattttcagtaaTGATGATATGTCAATTAACTTAACTCGCTTATCAACAACTTTTTCTCTGTACAGAATTCTTGCAAAAGTTCTGAacttctaaaatttattaattagattaaattttatatttttattttatattattttaaatagattaaaaatctaaaaatacaatatgtggagaaaatatatttcttttgaaaagcCTTTATATAGCATGGCATCAGAAatggagaaaaaatttaattatcttcttTGATTgtgacaatacataaaaaatatttcagatccATCCTTAACGTAAATTAATGTccgaaatatatttctttttcgcGATCATCACAATCGAaggaaataaatgttttaacaacTCAGTTTTCTGATAGGACATTCTGTATATAGCAATATCATGACGACATAAATAGAACAATGCCtgcattttactttttttttacatgtgcgagtgtatgtgtgtgtatatatatcccTCTCTCGGTAAACatttccatatttttaattaacaattagccAACGTTGTACATACTTTAATTGAAAGACGCAACATTCCTCGACGAagacagaaatatttaattttgaagcaCTGTCCTAGCGAGATCGTTATTATATACTGTTATCATTATGAGagtttaagagaaaaaaaaatataaatattgcatcACGAGAAATTGTTTTACTTACAACCTGCAAAATGTATAATCcctaatataaaaagatatatgctTTTTAAAGTCAATTTCTGTGAGAGCTGACTGTAACTTGTGtctttataatgtaaaaattagataccttttttttgtttggtttACCCAAAATTTCAGACCTCGACGATTTTTCGTCGGTGTTTCAGATGATGATACTTTGTATATGTTCTGTGATGACAATGCTTAAATAGGTTATGTTCGTCATCGTGCGCTGTCTGTTTTTCTCATGACATTGCGATTTGTTTTAAATACGAAATAAGTATAGTTAAACCTGATGTGGTGAAAGATAGGAAGGGtgagaaaaattataacaaaagcTACGGAAAGCAAGACTGAAAAAAAGCAGATTTGTAACTGCCGTAAGAAACACTCACCGGGAAGCTCGAATCGCACAACGGCACGCAGATTTGCGCGGGAACTAGCTCAGGATAACGGCGAAATTCTTCAATGAAGTTCACGAATCTGCAGAAAATCGAATTGCACTGCCTTATAAATACTGAATTCAaacttgcaaaatattttgcatgAATTTGAAACCAAGCAAAAGTGGCGCGCGCGACCGTTAACTACTCTCTACTATGAAGGCCTGTTCACACGGATTTGCACAGAATATAGAAGATACTGACCAATCGCATGTCTATTGCAAGGATCGTGATCGTGATGTAATAAcaaaactacaaaaataaaaatataaatagaagaaGGATGGAATAGTTAAacaccattttgttttttaaaataaagctttATAAGGTAGActggtaaaaaaaaactaataaactaATGGCGTTGATAAGAATTGTATCGCGTTATAATAAGATTAAGCTGTTCCGAATTGCGCATCAGACGCATagaacataatatttatattctcaAACGTTAAATAAGAACAATTAATGCTTAATGCGTTTGATATGCAAATTTGGAATTTACCCAAAACTCCTTATAAGTGGTGAACTCCGGCAAATGCTGCGGTGATCAATTAAGAATCATCAGGCGCAAATTGAGCTCCGAAAAAGAAAATACGAAATATggttgaacgcgacacgacggATGTTCGCACGAACGCCCAGAAGGCCTATTCTCAAAAAAcatggcactttagcgattcgatcaatcctgataaaaggtagaact
This window harbors:
- the LOC105203199 gene encoding gamma-soluble NSF attachment protein, with the protein product MSKIEEANEHIRQAEKALKPTFLKWRPDYEVAADEYSHAATCFRIAKSYAQCKDCLVKAADCYKQSKAWFHAGKSIEQALVICKEMGDLSEVLKLAHSACGLFQQHGSPESGVNALDKGAKMLEATHPQQALELFKRAADIHMGEDSSRHAAEYMSKAARLLVKLQMYDEAADAIRREIGMYQDIKLWNSLGRLTVALVLVQLARGDQVAAEKAFKEWGNFCEAPEVQTLEMLLQAYDNEDADAARAALNSPFIKHMDVEYAKLARGLPLPQQEYAIPPAGVRANAAESYVSPNASKVGGQATVEAEVNHAKNETSQSTEKKPTQRDEEDDYEEGGLC